ttattgtgtaTAGATGAAAACTCAACAGTTCAATCGCAGTCTTGGGGCTACAAGATTGTATGAAGTTCaatcaaataaatgtcttcCAATAGGGTTGGGCTGATGGACGATGCCAATACAATGTTGAGCCAACATCATGATGCACCGGCCCCCCCCGTTCAACTCTGACAGAGCGGTGCAGCCTGCCACGCACAGACTATAATGTCAGTGTCTACTAGAACGCAGAAAAATACAGTCGAAACTGTATatagtaaatggtttgtatttatatacaaagAGGTAAAAATTCCCTCCTAATAAAAATTTATTATTGAAACAAACATCAGATTCACAATGAGTGAATGACTGCAATGTACAGTGGAGAATCTCAACTTTAATTTGAGTAACTTTACATCACTATAGAAAGACCTGTGTGGGAGATGTTGCCCTTTGACAGATGAGGTAGTTTGGGTCATGAGCTGCTCCTTATTTTCTGTTCACGGTCTCCATCATTTTGACAGAGGTTgatttttgtttcatcagaccatAGAATGCTTTCTCTGTCTTTGAACTGCAGTCTGGtcttatatttttttttgtatcttgtggtgaatcctctgATGTTATCCTGATACTCAAACAGCACTGTCAAAATTGACATCTCAATTTCTCAAACTGAAACTTGGCACTTAAATGTAAGATCAGTACATTTTAACAGAATGCACTGAAGCTCAGAGTCAGGAGAACTTGCGTAACATAACCCAACAATGGGTCTGCTCAGGTACTGAGCATGGCGAGAGTGAAGCAGAATGGACGAGGGGGTTAAACAAGTATCCTCACTTTCAAACTTGCTTTCATCAGCCTGGTTTGTTTGCTTGGATAGTTGTCCGTCTGTTGTACACTATCACTACCTAAAATGCAATTCAGTGGTGTGTTATACAGACTGTGTGGCACAACACCCAATGATTGTTAGAGCACATTTGATACCAAAGAGTGAGATCGCAGCTGCTGCTCAAAGCTTTCTTCCACTTTCCTGCACATCAAACCGAACCTAGCTTTATTTTACAGTCTGTAGCTGTCTGGTGGAAAAGTCATACAACTCATGTAAATGATTCAGTTATGCCTGTGATGGGCATCCAGACATTAGCCTCgaatttgtttccattttaattCCTCAGAAAAGTTTATAAAAGACACTTTGAATGCTGAGTGGTTGTTGCAGGTGGCTGAATTGTCCTGAGTTGAGATGAGGGGATTTTGTGGTTACGCTGCTTCCTGACTGCATGACCACAACATCTGGACAGAGGTTCATGGACCACTTTGCTTAAGAAAGGCACCGTTGCCTCTTTTTCTATGTCACAAATGTGCACATGTAAAAGTGAAATGTGGATGCTAGCTGAAACTGAAACCAGATCAGTACCACTAAGAACTCAGggtaagtttaatttaatgtcaGCTCTATAATCTGTAGTGTGTAAAACACTAGAAAAAACCCTCTCCCCTGTCTGTCAGTCACTAATTATCGTAATATAATATTCATCAATAGCAAAATAACAAAGGTccaacatataaatataatgctTACACATTGTGCAAGCACTGTGAGGAGGAATAACGTAATTGATTGACCTTAgatttgataaatgtttttctgtttggcAAGTGTTTTTAATTGTCTGCCCAtcaagaagagtttaaaaccccAACCTTCACAAAatagtatttaaatgtaaaagaaacatttttacatttttcgtgataattattgttatcgagggatacaaatattttttatcgcaatataattttTGCCCATATTAGGCCACTTATTACTACTGTATCTATGGCTTTGTAGGCCAAACAACAGTGTGTTGAGTCTTCACTTTCAGATCAACTATCTGCTGATTTTGTCACATCCATTTCAGGAGTCTAAATCCCTCTGTTAACGTTTGATTCATACTGATCAATGACATAAATCCACTCTCACCTCTGACTAAGGATCTTGAGCATATGGAGTAAATAGGCTACTGGTATTAAAATCTGTAATCCTGCTCTGAGACTCGACAAACATGATGCTGTTTGTCTATGTTGTGCGTCTCTTTACCACATGTTTGCTTCTCTCTGCAGTCAGCTGAGGAATGACTTCTCTTCCGTTTGCGGTTTGGTACAGGGGGAGCTGGCTTTATTCGGGGAGGGCCAACATGGGGTCCTGACGGGGAACAGCAAATGACTGGCTGAGGACCTAGACAGGGACATCAGTTATGACATTAATCCATCTTCTGTGTCATAATGTCAAAAAGACCTTGAACAAACACAGTCACCAACCTGTTCTTCTGTGGGGTGCCGTGACCTTGCTCTGCGCTGTTCCTCTTGGTGAAATATAACGTACTGATGTCTCTTCCAGGTATTTATCAACAGGGTCTGGACACACTGAAAATAGATTGTGGAAGCAATTGTTAATTTCAATGAGTAAGAATCTTCTTTGGAATTAATAACAAAGATTTCATAGAGCATGTGTGAGAGCTTCAGAAAAGCAGTTGTATCCCTTCACTTTCAGCACAgtctgttgtgttgtagatttcattttaaatggataaaatgtTCCCATCAATCTACACTCAATAATGACAAACTTTTTGTAAgtatattaaagggatagttgacCTAAAACTGAAAATTTACTAATTATCTACccaccactatgctgatggaggggtgggtgaagtgttttagtCCACAAAACTCTTTTGGAGCTGTTGTCCTCCTTCTAGTTACTGCTTGTGAGTATCGCGAGAACTCGCAATAGCTGCAGTTAgtgcagcagtaactaggaggaggataacagtggacttttaggctaaaaacatggtgtaaatgacgtcgtttcgagtcgaatttgaatgtcggggcttgtggaggcattttttgttgttttttaacatttgaagaGGTGGtcatttacttcaattttattggatttggctgcacgCTGTTtgcccctgaaactccaaaagtgttttgggACTCAAACACTTAACCCATCCCTACATCAGTATCGTGGTGAGTgggtgaatttaaatttttgggtgaactatccctttaaaataaaaaaatgaactcTCTTATTCACTTAAGTATTCAGACCCATAATTCAGGAGTTTGTAGAAGCACTTACAGCTTCCAGTCTTCCTCTGGATGTGTGCAGTTTACCTCTAATCAGCAGATTACTGATCACATATGCTTTAAAGCTTATCAGTCAGATTTTGACATCTGATGTCAAACAGGACCTGTATTTGCTTGGCTGAGCTGGGCTGAGCTGGGCTGAGCTGGGCTGGGCAATATGgctaaaaatataataaaaaaaaaaaatctgacagtGTTTATCAAATATGATCGATAAATGTCcaattattatttgtttcacatttaaaaacaaattttgcTGCTGAGTAACTGCTGtggtttttaaatcttatttataGACAGACAAAAACTTGACaatcagcaaaacattttacaaatctgaagtGGAACATTAAAATCAAGTCTGTATAATACCttctcactgtgcttacacaatgcataagcaatatatcaATATGTAATGAACACTTGTTATATTAACCTCTGAAACTTTTAGAATGACTAATGGGTTCTTAGTCCTGACTGTCCGAATGGTCAATTCTAGTAAGAATCTGGTTTGTTCTAaaccagtggtcaccaaccttttcgagcccaagatcacgttttaattccaaacgtaagccgagagctaccaccctgatatcttccaagaaacccacttaggagggtgatatttattagtttttgcaatttctgataaaggctgaatgtacgagcataaatatacacaaagaagggcagttgtgcaactttatctatttaatgaacaatattcacatcaatatcaattcatatttacagcatttgtctagtgcacaatatttagcttcagttcaacaatatgttctgcagaggagctgctactgcagcacaatgttttttacatgggctttgacttgaatatggccatTAATATaactatttccttgtatgaaagaagtcccttgtactcaaataaatacaagtactacacagtatgaagctgtgcatattctgctcctgcaaatatttcacaataaaatctccttgttaaaacaaaagaatggattccgtcaacagaaacgcttgagtgcttttattttgaaacgcttacagaaagtgttgcaaccatttatgtttgtaacataatttcaacagataaacattaaaactcagctgaaagataattttctctgtttattcttctgtaaaacacaatgtttatctgtctatgacacaaacttatttacaacacttcccaAACcggtttcaaagtaaaagcactccagtgtttcactttctgaatccattcatctgtTCTAAGGTTCTAaaggggctttgattgttatcgacagacgGGAAGATGCACGTCTTCCTACTGTAgtgtcctggtgtttagtttagtacataaaccgacttgttttgaaggcaatgcagtagataaaccagcaACTCTGCCGCCAGCAGCGGACACACTGCCGTGTaaacaaccgacacacagctgatctgcagcgaaaccgcagccagtgagtccagagagttcggggatcgacagtTACCGGTCGATCTACCGAGATCTGGCCCGCGGTACAATTATATCCAGCCCGCGATAAAATATCATATGTCTATATTAACTGGCCCGCCGGTAAATAGGACGCAcaatttttttgtgtgaaaaaaagCTCCATAAGCTGTGCCCCTCCACTTACTCGCAGAGtatttgatgatattaaattatttttccagcGTTCCAGAGATCCCAGTGCCTGTCCCATCAAGTTCACCCACAcgcttttctctgtgatgaagatgaacaaaaaccccACACAGGAGTCGTCTCACTGATGCACACCTTCACTCCATCTTTAGGTTTCCTCAGCACAGAGCCTAACACCAAACCTTAATAAACTGTCAGCCaagaaaagatgccaaacatctggctctggcacatgcacataaaagaagaatgtagcctacctaaatatgttttctttttgcactttatccaatatcctgtcgatcctgtttaataaatgttgacaCTGTTTGGCCCTCGACGTAGTCCAACTTTTTAATTTTGGCCCTCTCTGTGAATGAGTTTTTCACCACTGCCTTAGAGAACCATTCTTGTAAATATTATGAAGACAACCTGCACCCAACTTTCTGCACTGTTACTGAAGTGCTGACTCTGGATGGACTGGATTTGGGGGAAGCctacataaaacattttattcccagtatgttttttaaatgattgtgcAAGAAATCCTTCTTAAGTAGTTTATACCAGATGCTGATCTGAAAATGCGGTAATAATAGTACTCATTCTTGACCTTaactgaatttaaatatttggaGACAAGTTGGGCTCATAGTTCCTTAAGCAGCATGCCACGGAAATTATTCCAGCACTGGAATGTCTCTGCATTTGAATGTTTGCTCTTCCTTAAGTTGTTATGctcaaaaatctaaaaatatgtattgtacatttaaaaattgACATAGACAATACTCACCAGCTTGTCGTTTCCTGAGTGTGACATAAGGCAAAAGGTCGTGGCGGGTGATAATCCTTAGAAGCTGGAGAACGTGCCGGAAGTTGGTCTCATCACAGCGACCCTGGCGCTCTAGGGCCAGCAGAAAATCCCTTCCACTCCTGATGCCACCACGTTCATACTCATCAATCACGTCAACAAACAGGAACGACAGTACCCTCACATCCCGATGTGTTAGCTGGGCACCAACTATGTCAAACATGCGGTGGAGTGAGTACAGCCCATGGGAGTTATCCACTGCCTCCTCCGGCCACGGTTCAAAACCTCCATCTCTTCTGGATAAGCTAGAGTTGGTGCTGGTCGCAGAAACATTTCTGCTGGCAACATCTCCGCTGGACGTTGACACACCGGAGC
The sequence above is drawn from the Hippoglossus hippoglossus isolate fHipHip1 chromosome 7, fHipHip1.pri, whole genome shotgun sequence genome and encodes:
- the dedd gene encoding death effector domain-containing protein, translating into MTSQQPHLPNAVYPPQLAQNSSAQQARPHLPANQLHSSQNSPNAGSLEHRALTGRPGCSGVSTSSGDVASRNVSATSTNSSLSRRDGGFEPWPEEAVDNSHGLYSLHRMFDIVGAQLTHRDVRVLSFLFVDVIDEYERGGIRSGRDFLLALERQGRCDETNFRHVLQLLRIITRHDLLPYVTLRKRQAVCPDPVDKYLEETSVRYISPRGTAQSKVTAPHRRTGPQPVICCSPSGPHVGPPRIKPAPPVPNRKRKRSHSSADCREKQTCDIRLRVRAEYCQHESALQGNVFSNKQEAVERQFERFNQANTILKSRDLGSIICDIKFSELTYLDAFWRDYINGSLLEALKGVFITDSLKQAVGHEAIKLLVNVDEEDYQAGRRKLLCNLVTGGGGPPGGSKDTVS